In Primulina eburnea isolate SZY01 chromosome 3, ASM2296580v1, whole genome shotgun sequence, one DNA window encodes the following:
- the LOC140826903 gene encoding probable serine/threonine-protein kinase PIX13, translating to MSSPASAAGQMLSQPNLRVFSFSELKAATRNFRSDTLLGEGGFGKVYKGWLMGINGERTVIAVKKLNSESTQGFQEWQSGINFLGRLSHPNLVKLLGYCLKGVELLLVYEFMAKGSLENHLFGRGSAVQPLPWDVRLKILIGAARGLAFLHASDRKVIYRDFKASNILLDGSYHAKLSDFGLARMGPTASKSHVTTLVMGTDGYAAPEYLATGHLYVKSDVYGFGVVLAEMLTGLRTIDVNRPNGKEKLVEWIKPHLTDRRKLKNVMDSRLEGKYPSRCALQIAEVSLDCLENEPKNRPSMQEFVETLERIDGATT from the exons ATGAGCTCCCCTGCTTCCGCCGCCGGCCAGATGTTATCCCAACCCAACTTGAGAGTCTTCTCTTTCTCAGAGCTCAAGGCCGCCACTAGAAATTTCAGAAGTGATACGCTGCTGGGAGAAGGTGGATTCGGCAAAGTGTACAAGGGATGGCTCATGGGAATAAATGGGGAAAGAACAGTTATTGCTGTAAAGAAGTTGAATTCGGAAAGCACCCAGGGATTTCAAGAATGGCAG TCCGGGATAAATTTCCTTGGAAGACTTTCTCATCCCAATCTGGTGAAGCTGCTGGGCTACTGTTTGAAGGGCGTAGAGCTATTGCTGGTCTATGAGTTCATGGCAAAAGGGAGCTTAGAGAACCATCTGTTCGGAA GGGGTTCCGCTGTTCAGCCACTTCCATGGGACGTTAGGCTTAAGATATTGATCGGAGCAGCTCGTGGTCTTGCATTCTTGCATGCTTCGGATAGAAAAGTAATCTACAGAGACTTCAAGGCGTCCAACATATTGCTTGATGGG TCATACCACGCCAAGTTATCAGATTTCGGTCTCGCGAGAATGGGTCCAACAGCAAGTAAATCCCATGTAACGACGCTGGTAATGGGGACCGACGGTTATGCTGCTCCTGAATATCTCGCCACAG GGCACTTGTACGTCAAGAGTGATGTATACGGTTTCGGTGTCGTCTTAGCAGAGATGCTAACAGGGTTACGGACAATTGACGTAAATCGTCCAAACGGGAAAGAAAAACTGGTTGAATGGATCAAGCCACATCTAACTGACAGGAGGAAGTTGAAGAATGTTATGGACTCTCGGTTGGAAGGAAAATATCCCTCGAGATGTGCATTGCAAATAGCTGAGGTTTCACTAGATTGTCTCGAGAATGAACCAAAGAACAGACCATCAATGCAAGAATTTGTGGAGACCTTGGAAAGAATCGATGGCGCAACCACTTAA